From Mus musculus strain C57BL/6J chromosome 17, GRCm38.p6 C57BL/6J, the proteins below share one genomic window:
- the Arhgef33 gene encoding rho guanine nucleotide exchange factor 33 isoform X8 produces MEKSKAKQGENEHMPVNNPSTQIYQLQALASELKTGFTEAMQELTRIQHGEYALEEKVKSCRCSMEEKVTEMKNSLNYFKEELSNAMSMIQAITSKQEEMQQKIEQLQQEKRRESRKVKAKKAQKEEHGAQAGPASAPAPGSAPTQGSPFRSINVPEAGLPSDDFTNMLPSQNYEKAQESRSVHVGDSNVKGMMGPGVNPTTPESDENLKPSLSAEIQSKGHHTPGLWRQPKEGKEWGEEYVTKDHPDKLKDAGQGRHSSLENVLCETSLAAKRQTVALELLESERKYVINISLILKIKATFQGSDGKRNPKERSLFPGSLRYLVQQHLDLLHALQERVLKWPRQGVLGDLFLKLTNDENNFLDYYVAYLRDLPECISLVHVVVLKEGDEEIKSDIYTLFFHIVQRIPEYLIHLQNVLKFTEQEHPDYYLLLVCVQRLRVFISHYTLLFQCNEDLLIQKRKKLKKSSMAKLYKGLASQCANAGQDASPNAGQEAVHDSGVHSEEMLQPYPSSSSSAPAVSHLMAPAKKGQQQQSLMESMQPGKPGDWELEGRKHERPESLLAPAQFCAAEQDVKALAGPLQAIPEMDFEPSSAEPLGNVERSLRGPPELLPDARGFVPAGYEEFEYGGEIFALPAPYDEEPFQAPALFDNCSPASSESSLDICFLRPVSFAMEAERPEHALQPLPKSATSPASSSGAYKLEAAQAQAHGKAKPLSRSLKEFPRTPPAEGVAPRLYSTRSSSGGRAPLKVERAPAPHGPAAAAAASRGAPRTFFPQQRSQSEKQTYLEEMHLEDATRFCPKEERESEQTSFSDQNPRQDQKGGFRSSFRKLFKKKGLFGWWPHTPRVLLRDEARHGTRCSRKPEKGFSSL; encoded by the exons CTGCAGGCCCTGGCCTCGGAACTGAAAACGGGCTTCACAGAAGCAATGCAGGAGCTGACACGGATCCAACATGGAGAATACGCTTTGGAAGAGAAGGTCAAGAGCTGCCGATGTTCAATGGAAGAGAAAGTCACGGAGATGAAGAATTCATTAAACTACTTCAAG GAAGAGCTGAGCAATGCAATGTCCATGATTCAGGCCATCACTTCCAAGCAAGAAGAAATGCAGCAGAAAATCGAACAGCTGCagcaggagaagagaagagaatctcGAAAGGTCAAAGCCAA GAAAGCCCAAAAGGAAGAACATGGCGCGCAGGCCGGGCCGGCATCTGCGCCTGCGCCTGGGTCTGCGCCGACTCAAggaagccccttccgctccatcAATGTCCCTGAAGCCGGTCTCCCCAGTGACGACTTCACCAACATGTTGCCTTCTCAGAACTATGAAAAAG CCCAAGAGTCAAGATCTGTTCATGTAGGAGATAGCAATGTCAAGGGGATGATGGGTCCTG GAGTGAACCCAACAACTCCAGAATCCGATGAAAACCTTAAGCCTTCTCTCTCAGCCGAGATCCAGTCCAAGGGCCATCACACACCTGGCCTGTGGAGACAGCCTAAGGAAGGCAAAGAATGGGGCGAGGAATATGTCACAAAAGACCACCCAGATAAGCTGAAGGACGCTGGCCAGGGCAGACACAGCTCCCTGGAAAACGTTCTGTGTGAAACCTCTTTAGCTG CAAAAAGGCAAACTGTGGCTCTGGAACTGCTTGAATCAGAACGGAAGTACGTCATCAACATCTCGCTGATCCTGAAGATAAAGGCCACCTTCCAGGGCTCCGATGGAAAGAGGAACCCCAAGGAGAGAAG CCTCTTCCCTGGCTCCTTGCGCTACCTCGTCCAGCAGCACTTGGACTTGCTTCACGCGCTGCAGGAGAGGGTCCTGAAGTGGCCACGCCAAGGAGTCCTTGGAGACTTATTCCTGAAGTTGACAAATGATGAG aataatttcttGGATTATTATGTCGCCTACCTGAGGGATTTACCCGAATGCATCTCATTGGTTCATGTTGTGGTACTGAAGGAG GGTGATGAAGAGATTAAGTCGGATATCTACACTCTGTTTTTCCACATAGTACAGCGTATCCCCGAATATCTGATACATCTGCAG AATGTTCTGAAGTTCACAGAGCAGGAGCACCCAGACTATTACCTCCTACTTGTGTGTGTTCAGCGCCTCCGAGTGTTTATCTCTCATTATACCCTGCTGTTTCAATGCAATGAAGATTTGCTTATTCAGAAACGGAAAAAACTCAAAAA GTCATCTATGGCAAAGCTGTACAAAGGGCTGGCTTCCCAGTGTGCCAATGCTGGCCAAGATGCTTCCCCCAATGCAGGCCAGGAGGCTGTCCACGACAGTGGGGTCCACTCAGAAGAAATGCTCCAACCCTATCCTTCCTCTTCCAGTTCCGCCCCTGCTGTCTC ACATCTGATGGCCCCGGCAAAGAAAGGCCAGCAGCAGCAGAGCCTCATGGAGAGCATGCAGCCCGGGAAGCCTGGAGACTGGGAGCTGGAGGGCAGGAAGCACGAGCGGCCCGAGAGCCTGCTGGCGCCGGCTCAGTTCTGCGCGGCCGAGCAGGACGTGAAGGCGCTCGCCGGGCCTCTGCAGGCCATCCCGGAGATGGACTTCGAGCCGTCTTCCGCCGAGCCGCTAGGCAACGTGGAGCGCTCGCTGCGCGGTCCGCCCGAGCTCCTGCCCGACGCGCGCGGCTTCGTGCCCGCCGGCTACGAGGAGTTCGAGTACGGCGGCGAGATCTTCGCGCTGCCCGCGCCCTACGACGAGGAGCCCTTCCAGGCGCCGGCGCTCTTCGACAACTGCTCGCCTGCCTCCTCCGAGTCCAGCCTGGACATCTGCTTCCTGCGGCCCGTCAGCTTCGCCATGGAGGCCGAGAGGCCGGAGCACGCGCTGCAGCCGCTGCCCAAGAGCGCCACGTCGCCGGCGAGCAGCAGCGGCGCCTACAAGCTGGAGGCCGCGCAGGCGCAGGCGCACGGCAAGGCCAAGCCTCTGAGCCGCTCGCTCAAGGAGTTCCCGCGCACGCCGCCCGCCGAGGGCGTGGCCCCGCGCCTCTACAGCACGCGAAGCAGCAGCGGCGGCCGCGCGCCGCTCAAGGTCGAGCGCGCTCCCGCCCCGCACggccccgccgccgccgctgccgcctccCGCGGGGCGCCGCGGACCTTCTTCCCCCAACAGAGGTCCCAAAGCGAAAAACAGACCTATTTGGAA gAGATGCACCTAGAGGATGCCACTCGattctgtccaaaggaagaaagagagagtgaacAGACTTCTTTCAGCGATCAAAATCCCAGGCAAGACCAGAAAGGGGGCTTTCGCAGCTCATTCCGCAAGCTCTTTAAAAAGAA GGGCTTGTTTGGCTGGTGGCCCCACACACCCAGAGTGCTGCTTCGGGATGAAGCTAGGCATGGAACCAGATGCAGCAGAAAACCCGAGAAAGGGTTCTCTTCCCTCTGA
- the Arhgef33 gene encoding rho guanine nucleotide exchange factor 33 isoform X6, with product MEKSKAKQGENEHMPVNNPSTQIYQLQALASELKTGFTEAMQELTRIQHGEYALEEKVKSCRCSMEEKVTEMKNSLNYFKEELSNAMSMIQAITSKQEEMQQKIEQLQQEKRRESRKVKAKKAQKEEHGAQAGPASAPAPGSAPTQGSPFRSINVPEAGLPSDDFTNMLPSQNYEKAQESRSVHVGDSNVKGMMGPGVNPTTPESDENLKPSLSAEIQSKGHHTPGLWRQPKEGKEWGEEYVTKDHPDKLKDAGQGRHSSLENVLCETSLAAKRQTVALELLESERKYVINISLILKIKATFQGSDGKRNPKERSLFPGSLRYLVQQHLDLLHALQERVLKWPRQGVLGDLFLKLTNDENNFLDYYVAYLRDLPECISLVHVVVLKEGDEEIKSDIYTLFFHIVQRIPEYLIHLQNVLKFTEQEHPDYYLLLVCVQRLRVFISHYTLLFQCNEDLLIQKRKKLKKSSMAKLYKGLASQCANAGQDASPNAGQEAVHDSGVHSEEMLQPYPSSSSSAPAVSHLMAPAKKGQQQQSLMESMQPGKPGDWELEGRKHERPESLLAPAQFCAAEQDVKALAGPLQAIPEMDFEPSSAEPLGNVERSLRGPPELLPDARGFVPAGYEEFEYGGEIFALPAPYDEEPFQAPALFDNCSPASSESSLDICFLRPVSFAMEAERPEHALQPLPKSATSPASSSGAYKLEAAQAQAHGKAKPLSRSLKEFPRTPPAEGVAPRLYSTRSSSGGRAPLKVERAPAPHGPAAAAAASRGAPRTFFPQQRSQSEKQTYLEEMHLEDATRFCPKEERESEQTSFSDQNPRQDQKGGFRSSFRKLFKKKSSGSEYREKTNENPSMDPSPTKQDFFRNRLALANDLDQGTAV from the exons CTGCAGGCCCTGGCCTCGGAACTGAAAACGGGCTTCACAGAAGCAATGCAGGAGCTGACACGGATCCAACATGGAGAATACGCTTTGGAAGAGAAGGTCAAGAGCTGCCGATGTTCAATGGAAGAGAAAGTCACGGAGATGAAGAATTCATTAAACTACTTCAAG GAAGAGCTGAGCAATGCAATGTCCATGATTCAGGCCATCACTTCCAAGCAAGAAGAAATGCAGCAGAAAATCGAACAGCTGCagcaggagaagagaagagaatctcGAAAGGTCAAAGCCAA GAAAGCCCAAAAGGAAGAACATGGCGCGCAGGCCGGGCCGGCATCTGCGCCTGCGCCTGGGTCTGCGCCGACTCAAggaagccccttccgctccatcAATGTCCCTGAAGCCGGTCTCCCCAGTGACGACTTCACCAACATGTTGCCTTCTCAGAACTATGAAAAAG CCCAAGAGTCAAGATCTGTTCATGTAGGAGATAGCAATGTCAAGGGGATGATGGGTCCTG GAGTGAACCCAACAACTCCAGAATCCGATGAAAACCTTAAGCCTTCTCTCTCAGCCGAGATCCAGTCCAAGGGCCATCACACACCTGGCCTGTGGAGACAGCCTAAGGAAGGCAAAGAATGGGGCGAGGAATATGTCACAAAAGACCACCCAGATAAGCTGAAGGACGCTGGCCAGGGCAGACACAGCTCCCTGGAAAACGTTCTGTGTGAAACCTCTTTAGCTG CAAAAAGGCAAACTGTGGCTCTGGAACTGCTTGAATCAGAACGGAAGTACGTCATCAACATCTCGCTGATCCTGAAGATAAAGGCCACCTTCCAGGGCTCCGATGGAAAGAGGAACCCCAAGGAGAGAAG CCTCTTCCCTGGCTCCTTGCGCTACCTCGTCCAGCAGCACTTGGACTTGCTTCACGCGCTGCAGGAGAGGGTCCTGAAGTGGCCACGCCAAGGAGTCCTTGGAGACTTATTCCTGAAGTTGACAAATGATGAG aataatttcttGGATTATTATGTCGCCTACCTGAGGGATTTACCCGAATGCATCTCATTGGTTCATGTTGTGGTACTGAAGGAG GGTGATGAAGAGATTAAGTCGGATATCTACACTCTGTTTTTCCACATAGTACAGCGTATCCCCGAATATCTGATACATCTGCAG AATGTTCTGAAGTTCACAGAGCAGGAGCACCCAGACTATTACCTCCTACTTGTGTGTGTTCAGCGCCTCCGAGTGTTTATCTCTCATTATACCCTGCTGTTTCAATGCAATGAAGATTTGCTTATTCAGAAACGGAAAAAACTCAAAAA GTCATCTATGGCAAAGCTGTACAAAGGGCTGGCTTCCCAGTGTGCCAATGCTGGCCAAGATGCTTCCCCCAATGCAGGCCAGGAGGCTGTCCACGACAGTGGGGTCCACTCAGAAGAAATGCTCCAACCCTATCCTTCCTCTTCCAGTTCCGCCCCTGCTGTCTC ACATCTGATGGCCCCGGCAAAGAAAGGCCAGCAGCAGCAGAGCCTCATGGAGAGCATGCAGCCCGGGAAGCCTGGAGACTGGGAGCTGGAGGGCAGGAAGCACGAGCGGCCCGAGAGCCTGCTGGCGCCGGCTCAGTTCTGCGCGGCCGAGCAGGACGTGAAGGCGCTCGCCGGGCCTCTGCAGGCCATCCCGGAGATGGACTTCGAGCCGTCTTCCGCCGAGCCGCTAGGCAACGTGGAGCGCTCGCTGCGCGGTCCGCCCGAGCTCCTGCCCGACGCGCGCGGCTTCGTGCCCGCCGGCTACGAGGAGTTCGAGTACGGCGGCGAGATCTTCGCGCTGCCCGCGCCCTACGACGAGGAGCCCTTCCAGGCGCCGGCGCTCTTCGACAACTGCTCGCCTGCCTCCTCCGAGTCCAGCCTGGACATCTGCTTCCTGCGGCCCGTCAGCTTCGCCATGGAGGCCGAGAGGCCGGAGCACGCGCTGCAGCCGCTGCCCAAGAGCGCCACGTCGCCGGCGAGCAGCAGCGGCGCCTACAAGCTGGAGGCCGCGCAGGCGCAGGCGCACGGCAAGGCCAAGCCTCTGAGCCGCTCGCTCAAGGAGTTCCCGCGCACGCCGCCCGCCGAGGGCGTGGCCCCGCGCCTCTACAGCACGCGAAGCAGCAGCGGCGGCCGCGCGCCGCTCAAGGTCGAGCGCGCTCCCGCCCCGCACggccccgccgccgccgctgccgcctccCGCGGGGCGCCGCGGACCTTCTTCCCCCAACAGAGGTCCCAAAGCGAAAAACAGACCTATTTGGAA gAGATGCACCTAGAGGATGCCACTCGattctgtccaaaggaagaaagagagagtgaacAGACTTCTTTCAGCGATCAAAATCCCAGGCAAGACCAGAAAGGGGGCTTTCGCAGCTCATTCCGCAAGCTCTTTAAAAAGAA
- the Arhgef33 gene encoding rho guanine nucleotide exchange factor 33 isoform X14 yields MEKSKAKQGENEHMPVNNPSTQIYQLQALASELKTGFTEAMQELTRIQHGEYALEEKVKSCRCSMEEKVTEMKNSLNYFKEELSNAMSMIQAITSKQEEMQQKIEQLQQEKRRESRKVKAKKAQKEEHGAQAGPASAPAPGSAPTQGSPFRSINVPEAGLPSDDFTNMLPSQNYEKAQESRSVHVGDSNVKGMMGPGVNPTTPESDENLKPSLSAEIQSKGHHTPGLWRQPKEGKEWGEEYVTKDHPDKLKDAGQGRHSSLENVLCETSLAAKRQTVALELLESERKYVINISLILKIKATFQGSDGKRNPKERSLFPGSLRYLVQQHLDLLHALQERVLKWPRQGVLGDLFLKLTNDENNFLDYYVAYLRDLPECISLVHVVVLKEGDEEIKSDIYTLFFHIVQRIPEYLIHLQNVLKFTEQEHPDYYLLLVCVQRLRVFISHYTLLFQCNEDLLIQKRKKLKKSSMAKLYKGLASQCANAGQDASPNAGQEAVHDSGVHSEEMLQPYPSSSSSAPAVSHLMAPAKKGQQQQSLMESMQPGKPGDWELEGRKHERPESLLAPAQFCAAEQDVKALAGPLQAIPEMDFEPSSAEPLGNVERSLRGPPELLPDARGFVPAGYEEFEYGGEIFALPAPYDEEPFQAPALFDNCSPASSESSLDICFLRPVSFAMEAERPEHALQPLPKSATSPASSSGAYKLEAAQAQAHGKAKPLSRSLKEFPRTPPAEGVAPRLYSTRSSSGGRAPLKVERAPAPHGPAAAAAASRGAPRTFFPQQRSQSEKQTYLEVRREMHLEDATRFCPKEERESEQTSFSDQNPRQDQKGGFRSSFRKLFKKKF; encoded by the exons CTGCAGGCCCTGGCCTCGGAACTGAAAACGGGCTTCACAGAAGCAATGCAGGAGCTGACACGGATCCAACATGGAGAATACGCTTTGGAAGAGAAGGTCAAGAGCTGCCGATGTTCAATGGAAGAGAAAGTCACGGAGATGAAGAATTCATTAAACTACTTCAAG GAAGAGCTGAGCAATGCAATGTCCATGATTCAGGCCATCACTTCCAAGCAAGAAGAAATGCAGCAGAAAATCGAACAGCTGCagcaggagaagagaagagaatctcGAAAGGTCAAAGCCAA GAAAGCCCAAAAGGAAGAACATGGCGCGCAGGCCGGGCCGGCATCTGCGCCTGCGCCTGGGTCTGCGCCGACTCAAggaagccccttccgctccatcAATGTCCCTGAAGCCGGTCTCCCCAGTGACGACTTCACCAACATGTTGCCTTCTCAGAACTATGAAAAAG CCCAAGAGTCAAGATCTGTTCATGTAGGAGATAGCAATGTCAAGGGGATGATGGGTCCTG GAGTGAACCCAACAACTCCAGAATCCGATGAAAACCTTAAGCCTTCTCTCTCAGCCGAGATCCAGTCCAAGGGCCATCACACACCTGGCCTGTGGAGACAGCCTAAGGAAGGCAAAGAATGGGGCGAGGAATATGTCACAAAAGACCACCCAGATAAGCTGAAGGACGCTGGCCAGGGCAGACACAGCTCCCTGGAAAACGTTCTGTGTGAAACCTCTTTAGCTG CAAAAAGGCAAACTGTGGCTCTGGAACTGCTTGAATCAGAACGGAAGTACGTCATCAACATCTCGCTGATCCTGAAGATAAAGGCCACCTTCCAGGGCTCCGATGGAAAGAGGAACCCCAAGGAGAGAAG CCTCTTCCCTGGCTCCTTGCGCTACCTCGTCCAGCAGCACTTGGACTTGCTTCACGCGCTGCAGGAGAGGGTCCTGAAGTGGCCACGCCAAGGAGTCCTTGGAGACTTATTCCTGAAGTTGACAAATGATGAG aataatttcttGGATTATTATGTCGCCTACCTGAGGGATTTACCCGAATGCATCTCATTGGTTCATGTTGTGGTACTGAAGGAG GGTGATGAAGAGATTAAGTCGGATATCTACACTCTGTTTTTCCACATAGTACAGCGTATCCCCGAATATCTGATACATCTGCAG AATGTTCTGAAGTTCACAGAGCAGGAGCACCCAGACTATTACCTCCTACTTGTGTGTGTTCAGCGCCTCCGAGTGTTTATCTCTCATTATACCCTGCTGTTTCAATGCAATGAAGATTTGCTTATTCAGAAACGGAAAAAACTCAAAAA GTCATCTATGGCAAAGCTGTACAAAGGGCTGGCTTCCCAGTGTGCCAATGCTGGCCAAGATGCTTCCCCCAATGCAGGCCAGGAGGCTGTCCACGACAGTGGGGTCCACTCAGAAGAAATGCTCCAACCCTATCCTTCCTCTTCCAGTTCCGCCCCTGCTGTCTC ACATCTGATGGCCCCGGCAAAGAAAGGCCAGCAGCAGCAGAGCCTCATGGAGAGCATGCAGCCCGGGAAGCCTGGAGACTGGGAGCTGGAGGGCAGGAAGCACGAGCGGCCCGAGAGCCTGCTGGCGCCGGCTCAGTTCTGCGCGGCCGAGCAGGACGTGAAGGCGCTCGCCGGGCCTCTGCAGGCCATCCCGGAGATGGACTTCGAGCCGTCTTCCGCCGAGCCGCTAGGCAACGTGGAGCGCTCGCTGCGCGGTCCGCCCGAGCTCCTGCCCGACGCGCGCGGCTTCGTGCCCGCCGGCTACGAGGAGTTCGAGTACGGCGGCGAGATCTTCGCGCTGCCCGCGCCCTACGACGAGGAGCCCTTCCAGGCGCCGGCGCTCTTCGACAACTGCTCGCCTGCCTCCTCCGAGTCCAGCCTGGACATCTGCTTCCTGCGGCCCGTCAGCTTCGCCATGGAGGCCGAGAGGCCGGAGCACGCGCTGCAGCCGCTGCCCAAGAGCGCCACGTCGCCGGCGAGCAGCAGCGGCGCCTACAAGCTGGAGGCCGCGCAGGCGCAGGCGCACGGCAAGGCCAAGCCTCTGAGCCGCTCGCTCAAGGAGTTCCCGCGCACGCCGCCCGCCGAGGGCGTGGCCCCGCGCCTCTACAGCACGCGAAGCAGCAGCGGCGGCCGCGCGCCGCTCAAGGTCGAGCGCGCTCCCGCCCCGCACggccccgccgccgccgctgccgcctccCGCGGGGCGCCGCGGACCTTCTTCCCCCAACAGAGGTCCCAAAGCGAAAAACAGACCTATTTGGAAGTAAGGAGG gAGATGCACCTAGAGGATGCCACTCGattctgtccaaaggaagaaagagagagtgaacAGACTTCTTTCAGCGATCAAAATCCCAGGCAAGACCAGAAAGGGGGCTTTCGCAGCTCATTCCGCAAGCTCTTTAAAAAGAA
- the Arhgef33 gene encoding rho guanine nucleotide exchange factor 33 isoform X13 produces the protein MEKSKAKQGENEHMPVNNPSTQIYQLQALASELKTGFTEAMQELTRIQHGEYALEEKVKSCRCSMEEKVTEMKNSLNYFKEELSNAMSMIQAITSKQEEMQQKIEQLQQEKRRESRKVKAKKAQKEEHGAQAGPASAPAPGSAPTQGSPFRSINVPEAGLPSDDFTNMLPSQNYEKAQESRSVHVGDSNVKGMMGPGVNPTTPESDENLKPSLSAEIQSKGHHTPGLWRQPKEGKEWGEEYVTKDHPDKLKDAGQGRHSSLENVLCETSLAAKRQTVALELLESERKYVINISLILKIKATFQGSDGKRNPKERSLFPGSLRYLVQQHLDLLHALQERVLKWPRQGVLGDLFLKLTNDENNFLDYYVAYLRDLPECISLVHVVVLKEGDEEIKSDIYTLFFHIVQRIPEYLIHLQNVLKFTEQEHPDYYLLLVCVQRLRVFISHYTLLFQCNEDLLIQKRKKLKKSSMAKLYKGLASQCANAGQDASPNAGQEAVHDSGVHSEEMLQPYPSSSSSAPAVSHLMAPAKKGQQQQSLMESMQPGKPGDWELEGRKHERPESLLAPAQFCAAEQDVKALAGPLQAIPEMDFEPSSAEPLGNVERSLRGPPELLPDARGFVPAGYEEFEYGGEIFALPAPYDEEPFQAPALFDNCSPASSESSLDICFLRPVSFAMEAERPEHALQPLPKSATSPASSSGAYKLEAAQAQAHGKAKPLSRSLKEFPRTPPAEGVAPRLYSTRSSSGGRAPLKVERAPAPHGPAAAAAASRGAPRTFFPQQRSQSEKQTYLEVRREMHLEDATRFCPKEERESEQTSFSDQNPRQDQKGGFRSSFRKLFKKKRRKRKEEHRFYS, from the exons CTGCAGGCCCTGGCCTCGGAACTGAAAACGGGCTTCACAGAAGCAATGCAGGAGCTGACACGGATCCAACATGGAGAATACGCTTTGGAAGAGAAGGTCAAGAGCTGCCGATGTTCAATGGAAGAGAAAGTCACGGAGATGAAGAATTCATTAAACTACTTCAAG GAAGAGCTGAGCAATGCAATGTCCATGATTCAGGCCATCACTTCCAAGCAAGAAGAAATGCAGCAGAAAATCGAACAGCTGCagcaggagaagagaagagaatctcGAAAGGTCAAAGCCAA GAAAGCCCAAAAGGAAGAACATGGCGCGCAGGCCGGGCCGGCATCTGCGCCTGCGCCTGGGTCTGCGCCGACTCAAggaagccccttccgctccatcAATGTCCCTGAAGCCGGTCTCCCCAGTGACGACTTCACCAACATGTTGCCTTCTCAGAACTATGAAAAAG CCCAAGAGTCAAGATCTGTTCATGTAGGAGATAGCAATGTCAAGGGGATGATGGGTCCTG GAGTGAACCCAACAACTCCAGAATCCGATGAAAACCTTAAGCCTTCTCTCTCAGCCGAGATCCAGTCCAAGGGCCATCACACACCTGGCCTGTGGAGACAGCCTAAGGAAGGCAAAGAATGGGGCGAGGAATATGTCACAAAAGACCACCCAGATAAGCTGAAGGACGCTGGCCAGGGCAGACACAGCTCCCTGGAAAACGTTCTGTGTGAAACCTCTTTAGCTG CAAAAAGGCAAACTGTGGCTCTGGAACTGCTTGAATCAGAACGGAAGTACGTCATCAACATCTCGCTGATCCTGAAGATAAAGGCCACCTTCCAGGGCTCCGATGGAAAGAGGAACCCCAAGGAGAGAAG CCTCTTCCCTGGCTCCTTGCGCTACCTCGTCCAGCAGCACTTGGACTTGCTTCACGCGCTGCAGGAGAGGGTCCTGAAGTGGCCACGCCAAGGAGTCCTTGGAGACTTATTCCTGAAGTTGACAAATGATGAG aataatttcttGGATTATTATGTCGCCTACCTGAGGGATTTACCCGAATGCATCTCATTGGTTCATGTTGTGGTACTGAAGGAG GGTGATGAAGAGATTAAGTCGGATATCTACACTCTGTTTTTCCACATAGTACAGCGTATCCCCGAATATCTGATACATCTGCAG AATGTTCTGAAGTTCACAGAGCAGGAGCACCCAGACTATTACCTCCTACTTGTGTGTGTTCAGCGCCTCCGAGTGTTTATCTCTCATTATACCCTGCTGTTTCAATGCAATGAAGATTTGCTTATTCAGAAACGGAAAAAACTCAAAAA GTCATCTATGGCAAAGCTGTACAAAGGGCTGGCTTCCCAGTGTGCCAATGCTGGCCAAGATGCTTCCCCCAATGCAGGCCAGGAGGCTGTCCACGACAGTGGGGTCCACTCAGAAGAAATGCTCCAACCCTATCCTTCCTCTTCCAGTTCCGCCCCTGCTGTCTC ACATCTGATGGCCCCGGCAAAGAAAGGCCAGCAGCAGCAGAGCCTCATGGAGAGCATGCAGCCCGGGAAGCCTGGAGACTGGGAGCTGGAGGGCAGGAAGCACGAGCGGCCCGAGAGCCTGCTGGCGCCGGCTCAGTTCTGCGCGGCCGAGCAGGACGTGAAGGCGCTCGCCGGGCCTCTGCAGGCCATCCCGGAGATGGACTTCGAGCCGTCTTCCGCCGAGCCGCTAGGCAACGTGGAGCGCTCGCTGCGCGGTCCGCCCGAGCTCCTGCCCGACGCGCGCGGCTTCGTGCCCGCCGGCTACGAGGAGTTCGAGTACGGCGGCGAGATCTTCGCGCTGCCCGCGCCCTACGACGAGGAGCCCTTCCAGGCGCCGGCGCTCTTCGACAACTGCTCGCCTGCCTCCTCCGAGTCCAGCCTGGACATCTGCTTCCTGCGGCCCGTCAGCTTCGCCATGGAGGCCGAGAGGCCGGAGCACGCGCTGCAGCCGCTGCCCAAGAGCGCCACGTCGCCGGCGAGCAGCAGCGGCGCCTACAAGCTGGAGGCCGCGCAGGCGCAGGCGCACGGCAAGGCCAAGCCTCTGAGCCGCTCGCTCAAGGAGTTCCCGCGCACGCCGCCCGCCGAGGGCGTGGCCCCGCGCCTCTACAGCACGCGAAGCAGCAGCGGCGGCCGCGCGCCGCTCAAGGTCGAGCGCGCTCCCGCCCCGCACggccccgccgccgccgctgccgcctccCGCGGGGCGCCGCGGACCTTCTTCCCCCAACAGAGGTCCCAAAGCGAAAAACAGACCTATTTGGAAGTAAGGAGG gAGATGCACCTAGAGGATGCCACTCGattctgtccaaaggaagaaagagagagtgaacAGACTTCTTTCAGCGATCAAAATCCCAGGCAAGACCAGAAAGGGGGCTTTCGCAGCTCATTCCGCAAGCTCTTTAAAAAGAA gaggaggaagaggaaagaagagcatCGTTTCTACAGTTAA